Proteins encoded by one window of Lutibacter sp. A64:
- a CDS encoding c-type cytochrome: protein MKVLKFSLIFTFAILTACSNNKNNKNLVKTVAIQSSTSEGYKLLQQHCYACHSINSKSHNDIIAPPMVAIKKRYKMSYASEKEFVAAFTNWTLNPTDDNALMFGAIQNFNVMPKMPFKKEEMVKIATYVFNNELEKPDWFQNHYNEEHSNGMGNGNGKRRRMQRSF, encoded by the coding sequence ATGAAAGTATTAAAATTTTCACTAATTTTTACTTTTGCTATTTTAACTGCTTGCTCAAATAACAAAAACAATAAAAATTTAGTTAAAACCGTAGCTATACAATCAAGTACTAGTGAAGGCTATAAATTATTACAACAACACTGTTATGCTTGTCATTCAATTAATTCAAAATCACATAACGATATAATTGCACCACCTATGGTTGCAATAAAAAAAAGATATAAAATGTCTTATGCTTCAGAAAAAGAATTTGTTGCTGCATTTACAAATTGGACACTTAATCCAACAGATGATAATGCACTAATGTTTGGAGCTATACAAAATTTTAATGTAATGCCTAAAATGCCATTTAAAAAAGAAGAAATGGTAAAAATAGCTACTTATGTTTTTAATAATGAATTAGAAAAACCAGATTGGTTTCAAAATCATTACAATGAAGAACATTCAAATGGAATGGG